In bacterium, the sequence GCCGCCTGCGAGAACACCGGCCTCGAGGATTTCGGCGACGACGATTGGGTCGAGCCCTTCCGGCTGCTCCTCTCGGATCTCGAGGAGACCGCGAACCTCCACTTCTTCGGTCGCGTGATGACGCGATCGGATCTCCTGATCCACCTCGAAGGACGGCTCCGGGTGGTCGACTGGCTGAAGCGACATCCGGAGGTCGAGCAGGAGGTGATCGAAGCCCCGGTCTTCATCGTGGGCCTCCCCCGCTCCGGAACCACGATCATGCAGGAGATCCTCGGTGCGGATCCGAACGCGCGCGCCGTCCGGATGTGGGAAGCGAAGTTTCCCGTCCCGCCGCCGGCTCCGAACGATCCCCCTCCCGATCCGCGAATCGCGCAGGCCCAGGACGTGGTCGGCCTGCAGGACCGGATCACGCCGGAGTGGGCGACGATGCACAAGGTGGGCGCCGAGCTGCCCGTCGAGTGCATCGAGTGGACCTACTCGTCCTTCGTGTCCTACGCGTTCTCGGCCTCGTTCTACGTCCCGAACTACACGAAGTACGTGGCGAGCAACGACCACCGCTCCGCCTTCGCCTGGCACAAGAAGATCCTGCAGCTCCTGCAGTCCACCGGCCGGCCCGGGCACTGGCTCCTCAAGGGCCCGACGCACCTCCCGGTTCTGCCCGCCCTCTTCGAGGCCTATCCCGACGCGAAGCTCGCGCTCATGCTGCGCGACCCGGTGAAGTCCGCCGCGTCGGTCGTCGACGTGTCCGGCGTGCTCTACTACATGCGGAGTGACGACACTTCCCTCGGCAAGGGCTTCGGCAAGTCGATCGACGGCAAGGAGACCTACCAGACCCTCCAGGACATGATCGAGTGGATGGAGGACGGCACGATCCCGAAGGACCGGGTCTTCCCGATCGACTACCTCGCGTTCTTCGCCGACCCGGACGCTGCGCTCGAGAAGCTCTACGGCGAGCTCGCGCTCCCGCTGCCGCCGGAATCGAAGCGGGCGATGGTCGACTACGTGGCGAACAAGCCCAAGGACAAGTTCGGCAAGCACGACTACGAGATGGGCGATCCCGAGACGATCGCCGCGGCCCGCGCGGCGTTCCGACCCTTCCAGGAATACTTCGGCGTCGCGAGCGAGGTCTAGGCGCCGTCGGCAGAGGCGGTCAGGCCGCCCTCACTGGGCTCTCGCCTTTTGGGCTCGGGTGGAGCCCCCGGTTGCCGAAGCGCGCCTGCAGGCCTTCCCAGTCCATCATGAGCTCGCCGCCCATCGCCTCGTGCTGCTTCTGCCAGTTGATCAGCAGGTCGAGGCAGGCGTGGTCGATGTAATCGAGGCCGT encodes:
- a CDS encoding sulfotransferase, encoding MSPLDHNAIVYQPKPRPDWAREFIDIGHRIDARSVVPLDEASLLRAACENTGLEDFGDDDWVEPFRLLLSDLEETANLHFFGRVMTRSDLLIHLEGRLRVVDWLKRHPEVEQEVIEAPVFIVGLPRSGTTIMQEILGADPNARAVRMWEAKFPVPPPAPNDPPPDPRIAQAQDVVGLQDRITPEWATMHKVGAELPVECIEWTYSSFVSYAFSASFYVPNYTKYVASNDHRSAFAWHKKILQLLQSTGRPGHWLLKGPTHLPVLPALFEAYPDAKLALMLRDPVKSAASVVDVSGVLYYMRSDDTSLGKGFGKSIDGKETYQTLQDMIEWMEDGTIPKDRVFPIDYLAFFADPDAALEKLYGELALPLPPESKRAMVDYVANKPKDKFGKHDYEMGDPETIAAARAAFRPFQEYFGVASEV